A segment of the Pseudodesulfovibrio profundus genome:
TATTCACCGATATATGTTTGCCGCTCTCCATGTTGAGGGCAAGAAGGTTCTCGATGTTGCCAGTGGCGAAGGATACGGCAGTCACATTCTCTCCCAGGTGGCAGAAAGTGTGGCTGGCGTGGACATTGACACCGCCTCGGTGCAAGCCGCCCGCGAGAAATATCAGGCTGGAAATTTGAGCTTTGTGGAAGCAGATTGTAAGGCAATGCCTTTCGAGGATTCCCGTTTTGATGTGGTTGTGAGTTTTGAGACTATAGAACATATTGTCGAGTGCGAATCATTCGTGGCTGAGGTAAAACGTGTTTTGTGCGATGATGGACTTTTCATATGTTCTTCCCCGAATAAAGAGGAATACGGAAAAAACATTCCGCATCCCAACGAATTTCATTTGCGCGAGTTAACGCAAGATGAGTTTGTCTCTTTGATTGATGATGAATTCAACCATACAAAAGTGTTGGGGCAATCATTTTTTATTGGATCGGCCATGTCGGTTCTTGATTCTATGAAGGCTAGTAATTTGGCGTACTTTCGCGACACAGGAAGTGGGGCTATTGCGTCGGATTCTGTCATGTCAGCGCCAGTTTATACCGTGGTCTTAGCTTCCAATGCCTTGTTACCAGAAGTCCCCGAGAATTTTTATGAGGGGAACTATCCTCGAACCTTGTTGAGCTCGTTGCAAGGGGGAATTCAGGAACGTGATGCAGCTTTTGTCAGGGAGCAAGCTCGCCTGGAAGGAGAGCTGGCTGAACGTGATAAAGTGTTGGTTGCCGAACAAGCTCGCCTGGAAGGAGAGCTGGCTGAACGTGATAAAGTGTTGGTTGCCGAACAAGCTCGCCTGGAAGGAGAGCTGGCTGAACGTGATAAAGTGTTGGTTGCCGAACAAGCTCGCCTGGAAGGAGAGCTGGCTGAACGTGATAAAGTGTTGGTTGCCGAACAAGCTCGCCTGGAAGGAGGGCTGGCTGAACGTGATAAAGTGTTGGTTGCCGAACAAGCTCGCCTGGAAGGAGAGCTGGCTGAACGTGATAAAGTGTTGGTTGCCGAACAAGCTCGCCTGGAAGGAGAGCTGGCTGAACGTGATAAAGTGTTGGTTGCCGAACAAGCTCGCCTGGAAGGAGAGCTGGCTGAACGTGATAAAGTGTTGGTTGCCGAACAAGCTCGCCTGGAAGGAGAGCTGGCTGAACGTGATAAAGTGTTGGTTGCCGAAATGGAACGCATGCAAACGGAGTTGACGGCTTTACATACGCAAAACAGTGAGTTGCAAAAGAAAAATGAAAGCAGCGCTTTTGGTCAGGATGAAGTAATTCGGGAGAGGGATCGTTTCAAATTGTATTTTGAGCAACAGGTGGAATATTCGGAGATGCTCAAGCAGTCTCTGTCCTACCTTCGGCATATGCTTACTGTCATGGCTGGTGATACAGTTCATGTTCGCAATTCTTTGCGTTGGAAGATCGGTACGGCTATTATCCGTTTTCTAGATGCGACCCAGTTGCAATTCAAGAGTCCTTCCAGGCTTGATCGTATGGACAGGACCATAGCGGAATTCCGTACTTGGGAATCCAACTATGACCGATGCGAGCGGCGTAGCGAAAGTATTGATGCCTGTGATGTGCAGTGTTTCGAGCTTTGGGACAAGCCTGTAGTGTCGGTGATTATCCCTGTCTATAATCAATATGAATACACCCGGAACTGCATTACATCTATTGTAAAAAGTAGCATCAAGGTGCCATACGAAATCATTGTGGCGGATGATTTGTCTACGGATGAAACGCTTAATTTGAGTGAGGAATTCCCTTTCGTCAGTGTTGTGCGTAACGATGAAAATCTCGGCTTTCTCAAAAACTGTAACAACGCCGCAACACATGCTGAGGGCGATTATCTGCTCTTTCTTAACAACGATACGCAGGTTATGGATGGGTGGCTGGAAAGCCTCTACCAGACAA
Coding sequences within it:
- a CDS encoding glycosyltransferase, whose product is MMIKDIILPTKEAAECTGERFVFHESVSLEMTCEHIHRYMFAALHVEGKKVLDVASGEGYGSHILSQVAESVAGVDIDTASVQAAREKYQAGNLSFVEADCKAMPFEDSRFDVVVSFETIEHIVECESFVAEVKRVLCDDGLFICSSPNKEEYGKNIPHPNEFHLRELTQDEFVSLIDDEFNHTKVLGQSFFIGSAMSVLDSMKASNLAYFRDTGSGAIASDSVMSAPVYTVVLASNALLPEVPENFYEGNYPRTLLSSLQGGIQERDAAFVREQARLEGELAERDKVLVAEQARLEGELAERDKVLVAEQARLEGELAERDKVLVAEQARLEGELAERDKVLVAEQARLEGGLAERDKVLVAEQARLEGELAERDKVLVAEQARLEGELAERDKVLVAEQARLEGELAERDKVLVAEQARLEGELAERDKVLVAEMERMQTELTALHTQNSELQKKNESSAFGQDEVIRERDRFKLYFEQQVEYSEMLKQSLSYLRHMLTVMAGDTVHVRNSLRWKIGTAIIRFLDATQLQFKSPSRLDRMDRTIAEFRTWESNYDRCERRSESIDACDVQCFELWDKPVVSVIIPVYNQYEYTRNCITSIVKSSIKVPYEIIVADDLSTDETLNLSEEFPFVSVVRNDENLGFLKNCNNAATHAEGDYLLFLNNDTQVMDGWLESLYQTMDADLAIAICGSKLVFPDGTLQEAGGILWRDGSAWNYGRGGDPEASQFNYVKEVDYISGASIMVRRLFWDEVGGFDERYVPAYCEDSDLAFEARKHGYKVVYQPKSVVVHFEGKSHGTDETAGLKAYQVTNNEKLVEKWRDVLERDHLPNGQDPVAARERSIGRKRVLYVDHYVPHFDQDAGSKTAFHYLKLLRESGMAVTFLGDNFARLEPYTEVLQQLGIEVLYGVDWFENWEQWFADNSHLFTHVFLNRPHVALKYVEAIRKYSDCKIVYYGHDLHFLREERRALQAEESPDNKEIQKIKEMELSICSQVDVCYYPSDVEVKVIQKELPEVLAKSVPAYIYDTPGGGGKPIQERKGILFVGGFGHPPNIQAVQYFLDDILPHIEASGEDIPFYIVGSKTPDWLNRIGKPNVHVKGFVSEEELVELYGMCRLVVAPLLYGAGVKGKVVEALYYGVPVVTTSIGAEGLCATEAVIVADGDKGFADKIVELHEDLHRIEKLSEGAHQFVQKYFTSKSVWQVLGEDFNI